The genomic DNA AAGAAGTCTCCTGAACGCTGATCCAGGACTGCATTAAGTTTCCCCCCTATCACAGAAAAAGTAATGGTATGAGCACAGGGAACCAGTCCCATATCTTTCATATCTTCATTGTTCCAGATAGTTACTACCATCCTTCTGTCACCAGGTTTATTCTTCAATAGATAGATGACTCTCTCTACCTGGGTCATATTTCCTTCAGGAAAATCTATCTTTTTTCCCAGCTGATATCCATAGGCTTTCCCGATACTTCCGTTTTCGTCAGCCCAAGAATCCCATATCTTTAATGGCAGATCCTTGATGTTATTGGAATTTTTCACCCATATCCATATCAATTCCTGGATAGCACCCTTCCAATATTGACGTCTTAAGGTAGTTATCGGCAGCCCCTTAGACAGATCGTACCTTGTTATTGATGCAAATTTTGCCACTGTATTTGCAGTAGTCCCGTCTGCCCATACAGGTCTTACTCCGTCTAATCCGTCATTTGTAGCTCCTGCTAATATATCCTTTGCTTCCTGTATAAATAATTTATCTGAATAATTCATCCTAACCTCCTAAAATTTCAACATATATTCTATCATAAATTTAACACAAGTAAAAGAAACTTACTTTCTAATACCATTTTTATAAATTTATGCCACTCCTCTAACCTTTTTGCCACTAATCTACACTAAAGATATACAACGCAGAGACACAGTGGTCACAGAGCTGCACGGAGGATGAAAAAAG from Psychrilyobacter piezotolerans includes the following:
- the thyA gene encoding thymidylate synthase, whose translation is MNYSDKLFIQEAKDILAGATNDGLDGVRPVWADGTTANTVAKFASITRYDLSKGLPITTLRRQYWKGAIQELIWIWVKNSNNIKDLPLKIWDSWADENGSIGKAYGYQLGKKIDFPEGNMTQVERVIYLLKNKPGDRRMVVTIWNNEDMKDMGLVPCAHTITFSVIGGKLNAVLDQRSGDFLAASGPGGYNEIQYATLVYMMAHIAGLEAGEFVHLTVNHHIYDRHIDYVKEMIAIGEEFDTESELPKLIIKNKVENFFDFTIDDFELAGYEPKSKSNKIEIAI